In Pyrus communis chromosome 8, drPyrComm1.1, whole genome shotgun sequence, one genomic interval encodes:
- the LOC137741992 gene encoding polycomb group protein EMBRYONIC FLOWER 2-like isoform X2, translating into MCRQEERVRMSSEEEIAAEESLSVYCKPVEFYNILQRRAIRNPAFLQRCLSYKIEAKHKRRIQMTVSISMNEMEGLQTQNLFPLYVFLARLVPDVAVPEYSSTYRFSRACMLSNSTGVDGSSQLQANFILPDINKLTLEAKSGSLAILLVSFANAGGYCLWNKIPLELLYISWENSPNFGLGQRAEMISTIDMRSCFLKLSCLNEDKCLMIATPPNPETVVISQLVQVTISAEEFGAREKSPYNSTYICSDIPSSSLPHIIRLRAGNVIFNYRYYNNTLQRTEVTEDFSCPFCLVRCASFKGLRHHLFSSHDLFNFEFWVTEEYQAVNVSVKTNNWRSEIVAGGVDPKLQAFSFCSKPLRRRRPKSLYQNAKHVHPHVFESELPAGLCELLDKADDAHSSRGDKARISGRSNLQNVTDGVAVSAICFTQLFTVAGVSSSTPQSYGDPGCVQSVSGNNFAPPAMLLFAKTRKLSVERPDPRNCALLRKRKFFHSHRAQPMMLEQVLSDQDSEDEVDDDVADLEDRRMLDDFVDVTKDEKKMMHMWNSFVRKQQVLADGHIPWGCEAFSRLHGQDLVKSPALIWCWRLFMLKLWNHGLLDARTMNNCNIILEQCQSPASEHQS; encoded by the exons ATGTGCCGGCAGGAGGAGCGGGTGCGGATGTCGTCGGAGGAAGAAATTGCGGCGGAGGAGAGCCTCTCTGTCTATTGCAAGCCTGTCGAGTTCTACAACATTCTCCAACGCCGCGCTATTAGAAAT CCAGCGTTTCTTCAGAGATGTTTGAGCTACAAAATAGAGGCCAAACACAAAAGGAG GATACAAATGACGGTTTCCATTTCGATGAATGAGATGGAAGGTCTACAAACCCAGAATCTCTTTCCCTTGTATGTGTTTTTGGCTAGACTAGTTCCTGATGTTGCGGTTCCAGAG TATTCTTCTACATATCGATTCAGTCGAGCTTGCATGTTAAGTAATTCCACTGGGGTTGATGGGAGTAGTCAACTGCAAGCAAATTTTATTCTGCCAGACATTAATAAGCTAACATTGGAGGCTAAATCTGGCTCCCTTGCAATCTTGCTCGTCAGCTTTG CAAATGCAGGAGGATATTGTCTATGGAACAAGATACCACTTGAATTACTTTATATCTCTTGGGAGAATTCTcctaattttggtttgggacaGAGAGCTGAGATGATTTCAACGATTGACATGCGCTCTTGCTTCTTGAAG TTGAGCTGTTTAAATGAGGACAAGTGCCTTATGATTGCAACTCCCCCTAATCCTGAAACTGTT GTCATTTCTCAGCTAGTGCAGGTCACCATTTCTGCAGAGGAGTTTGGTGCGAGGGAAAAATCTCCTTATAATAGTACATACATATGTAGCGacattccttcttcatcattGCCTCATATCATTCG GTTAAGGGCAGGAAATGTGATTTTTAATTATAGATACTACAACAATACATTGCAAAGGACAGAAG TAACTGAAGACTTTTCTTGTCCATTTTGCTTGGTTAGGTGTGCAAGCTTCAAG GGTCTGAGACATCATTTGTTCTCATCACATGATCTCTTCAACTTTGAATTTTGG GTAACCGAAGAGTATCAAGCTGTAAATGTGTCTGTGAAAACTAATAATTGGAGATCAGAG attGTTGCTGGTGGTGTTGATCCTAAGTTACAAGCATTCTCCTTTTG CTCAAAGCCACTTAGACGCAGAAGACCCAAGAGCCTATATCAAAATGCAAAGCATGTTCATCCTCACGTCTTTGAGTCTGAGTTGCCTGCAGGACTCTGTGAGCTTCTGGACAAGGCTGATG ATGCTCATTCTAGTAGAGGTGATAAGGCTAGAATATCGGGTAGGAGTAATTTGCAGAATGTTACGGATGGTGTTGCTGTCTCTGCAATTTGTTTCACCCAGCTTTTTACTGTTGCAGGGGTTTCAAGCTCCACACCCCAGTCATATGGTGATCCTGGTTGTGTTCAATCAGTATCGGGAAACAATTTTGCACCTCCTGCAATGCTTCTGTTTGCAAAGACAAGAAAGTTATCTGTTGAGCGCCCGGACCCTAGAaa CTGTGCCCTCCTGCGGAAGCGAAAGTTCTTTCACTCACATAGGGCCCAG ccaatgATGTTGGAACAAGTTTTGTCAGATCAGGATAGTGAGGATGAGGTTGATGATGATGTTGCTGATCTTGAAGATCGAAGg ATGCTTGATGATTTCGTTGATGTGACTAAAgatgagaagaaaatgatgcataTGTGGAACTCCTTCGTGAGGAAGCAACA GGTATTGGCTGATGGTCATATTCCTTGGGGGTGCGAGGCATTTTCGAGATTGCACGGGCAAGATCTTGTCAAATCCCCCGCTCTGATATG GTGTTGGAGATTGTTTATGCTCAAATTGTGGAATCATGGTCTCCTTGACGCACGGACCATGAACAACTGTAACATAATTCTTGAACAATGTCAAAGCCCGGCGTCGGAACACCAAAGTTGA
- the LOC137741992 gene encoding polycomb group protein EMBRYONIC FLOWER 2-like isoform X3, which produces MCRQEERVRMSSEEEIAAEESLSVYCKPVEFYNILQRRAIRNPAFLQRCLSYKIEAKHKRRIQMTVSISMNEMEGLQTQNLFPLYVFLARLVPDVAVPEYSSTYRFSRACMLSNSTGVDGSSQLQANFILPDINKLTLEAKSGSLAILLVSFVGAQNPFRGINLSKGPVDMSFFPSNAGGYCLWNKIPLELLYISWENSPNFGLGQRAEMISTIDMRSCFLKLSCLNEDKCLMIATPPNPETVVISQLVQVTISAEEFGAREKSPYNSTYICSDIPSSSLPHIIRLRAGNVIFNYRYYNNTLQRTEVTEDFSCPFCLVRCASFKGLRHHLFSSHDLFNFEFWVTEEYQAVNVSVKTNNWRSEIVAGGVDPKLQAFSFCSKPLRRRRPKSLYQNAKHVHPHVFESELPAGLCELLDKADDAHSSRGDKARISGVSSSTPQSYGDPGCVQSVSGNNFAPPAMLLFAKTRKLSVERPDPRNCALLRKRKFFHSHRAQPMMLEQVLSDQDSEDEVDDDVADLEDRRMLDDFVDVTKDEKKMMHMWNSFVRKQQVLADGHIPWGCEAFSRLHGQDLVKSPALIWCWRLFMLKLWNHGLLDARTMNNCNIILEQCQSPASEHQS; this is translated from the exons ATGTGCCGGCAGGAGGAGCGGGTGCGGATGTCGTCGGAGGAAGAAATTGCGGCGGAGGAGAGCCTCTCTGTCTATTGCAAGCCTGTCGAGTTCTACAACATTCTCCAACGCCGCGCTATTAGAAAT CCAGCGTTTCTTCAGAGATGTTTGAGCTACAAAATAGAGGCCAAACACAAAAGGAG GATACAAATGACGGTTTCCATTTCGATGAATGAGATGGAAGGTCTACAAACCCAGAATCTCTTTCCCTTGTATGTGTTTTTGGCTAGACTAGTTCCTGATGTTGCGGTTCCAGAG TATTCTTCTACATATCGATTCAGTCGAGCTTGCATGTTAAGTAATTCCACTGGGGTTGATGGGAGTAGTCAACTGCAAGCAAATTTTATTCTGCCAGACATTAATAAGCTAACATTGGAGGCTAAATCTGGCTCCCTTGCAATCTTGCTCGTCAGCTTTG TGGGAGCTCAAAACCCATTTCGTGGAATCAATTTATCCAAGGGTCCTGTGGATATGTCTTTTTTCCCTT CAAATGCAGGAGGATATTGTCTATGGAACAAGATACCACTTGAATTACTTTATATCTCTTGGGAGAATTCTcctaattttggtttgggacaGAGAGCTGAGATGATTTCAACGATTGACATGCGCTCTTGCTTCTTGAAG TTGAGCTGTTTAAATGAGGACAAGTGCCTTATGATTGCAACTCCCCCTAATCCTGAAACTGTT GTCATTTCTCAGCTAGTGCAGGTCACCATTTCTGCAGAGGAGTTTGGTGCGAGGGAAAAATCTCCTTATAATAGTACATACATATGTAGCGacattccttcttcatcattGCCTCATATCATTCG GTTAAGGGCAGGAAATGTGATTTTTAATTATAGATACTACAACAATACATTGCAAAGGACAGAAG TAACTGAAGACTTTTCTTGTCCATTTTGCTTGGTTAGGTGTGCAAGCTTCAAG GGTCTGAGACATCATTTGTTCTCATCACATGATCTCTTCAACTTTGAATTTTGG GTAACCGAAGAGTATCAAGCTGTAAATGTGTCTGTGAAAACTAATAATTGGAGATCAGAG attGTTGCTGGTGGTGTTGATCCTAAGTTACAAGCATTCTCCTTTTG CTCAAAGCCACTTAGACGCAGAAGACCCAAGAGCCTATATCAAAATGCAAAGCATGTTCATCCTCACGTCTTTGAGTCTGAGTTGCCTGCAGGACTCTGTGAGCTTCTGGACAAGGCTGATG ATGCTCATTCTAGTAGAGGTGATAAGGCTAGAATATCGG GGGTTTCAAGCTCCACACCCCAGTCATATGGTGATCCTGGTTGTGTTCAATCAGTATCGGGAAACAATTTTGCACCTCCTGCAATGCTTCTGTTTGCAAAGACAAGAAAGTTATCTGTTGAGCGCCCGGACCCTAGAaa CTGTGCCCTCCTGCGGAAGCGAAAGTTCTTTCACTCACATAGGGCCCAG ccaatgATGTTGGAACAAGTTTTGTCAGATCAGGATAGTGAGGATGAGGTTGATGATGATGTTGCTGATCTTGAAGATCGAAGg ATGCTTGATGATTTCGTTGATGTGACTAAAgatgagaagaaaatgatgcataTGTGGAACTCCTTCGTGAGGAAGCAACA GGTATTGGCTGATGGTCATATTCCTTGGGGGTGCGAGGCATTTTCGAGATTGCACGGGCAAGATCTTGTCAAATCCCCCGCTCTGATATG GTGTTGGAGATTGTTTATGCTCAAATTGTGGAATCATGGTCTCCTTGACGCACGGACCATGAACAACTGTAACATAATTCTTGAACAATGTCAAAGCCCGGCGTCGGAACACCAAAGTTGA
- the LOC137741865 gene encoding cytochrome P450 72A225-like, with the protein MILLEVLRLYPPGVEVSRITHKKTQLGKLSLPAGVDVYVPILLVHHDKELWGDDADEFKPERFSGGVSNATNNRFTYFPFGAGPRICIGQNFAMMEAKLALSLILQHFTFELSSSYAHDPSTYATLQPQSVQDSNWGELSNSVDSIGAASLWSGGTGLQRFPSVLRISSMQEKSTATESSSQ; encoded by the exons ATGATCTTACTGGAAGTTCTGAGATTATACCCACCGGGTGTTGAGGTGTCTAGAATCACTCACAAGAAAACACAACTTGGGAAATTATCATTACCAGCTGGAGTCGACGTCTATGTACCCATACTTCTTGTTCACCATGACAAAGAATTGTGGGGTGACGATGCAGATGAGTTCAAACCAGAGAGGTTTTCAGGAGGAGTTTCAAATGCAACAAACAACAGATTCACATACTTCCCCTTTGGCGCTGGTCCGCGGATTTGCATTGGCCAAAATTTTGCTATGATGGAAGCAAAACTGGCCTTATCATTGATCTTACAACACTTCACCTTCGAGCTCTCTTCATCCTATGCTCATGATCCTTCAACATACGCAACTCTTCAACCTCAATCTG TGCAAGATTCCAACTGGGGGGAGCTTTCCAATTCTGTGGATTCAATTGGAGCCGCAAGTCTTTGGAGCGGCGGAACCGGCCTGCAGCGATTCCCAAGCGTGCTTAGAATATCTTCAATGCAGGAGAAGTCGACTGCTACTGAGTCGTCGTCGCAGTAG
- the LOC137741992 gene encoding polycomb group protein EMBRYONIC FLOWER 2-like isoform X5 → MCRQEERVRMSSEEEIAAEESLSVYCKPVEFYNILQRRAIRNPAFLQRCLSYKIEAKHKRRIQMTVSISMNEMEGLQTQNLFPLYVFLARLVPDVAVPEYSSTYRFSRACMLSNSTGVDGSSQLQANFILPDINKLTLEAKSGSLAILLVSFVGAQNPFRGINLSKGPVDMSFFPSNAGGYCLWNKIPLELLYISWENSPNFGLGQRAEMISTIDMRSCFLKLSCLNEDKCLMIATPPNPETVVISQLVQVTISAEEFGAREKSPYNSTYICSDIPSSSLPHIIRLRAGNVIFNYRYYNNTLQRTEVTEDFSCPFCLVRCASFKGLRHHLFSSHDLFNFEFWVTEEYQAVNVSVKTNNWRSEIVAGGVDPKLQAFSFCSKPLRRRRPKSLYQNAKHVHPHVFESELPAGLCELLDKADGVSSSTPQSYGDPGCVQSVSGNNFAPPAMLLFAKTRKLSVERPDPRNCALLRKRKFFHSHRAQPMMLEQVLSDQDSEDEVDDDVADLEDRRMLDDFVDVTKDEKKMMHMWNSFVRKQQVLADGHIPWGCEAFSRLHGQDLVKSPALIWCWRLFMLKLWNHGLLDARTMNNCNIILEQCQSPASEHQS, encoded by the exons ATGTGCCGGCAGGAGGAGCGGGTGCGGATGTCGTCGGAGGAAGAAATTGCGGCGGAGGAGAGCCTCTCTGTCTATTGCAAGCCTGTCGAGTTCTACAACATTCTCCAACGCCGCGCTATTAGAAAT CCAGCGTTTCTTCAGAGATGTTTGAGCTACAAAATAGAGGCCAAACACAAAAGGAG GATACAAATGACGGTTTCCATTTCGATGAATGAGATGGAAGGTCTACAAACCCAGAATCTCTTTCCCTTGTATGTGTTTTTGGCTAGACTAGTTCCTGATGTTGCGGTTCCAGAG TATTCTTCTACATATCGATTCAGTCGAGCTTGCATGTTAAGTAATTCCACTGGGGTTGATGGGAGTAGTCAACTGCAAGCAAATTTTATTCTGCCAGACATTAATAAGCTAACATTGGAGGCTAAATCTGGCTCCCTTGCAATCTTGCTCGTCAGCTTTG TGGGAGCTCAAAACCCATTTCGTGGAATCAATTTATCCAAGGGTCCTGTGGATATGTCTTTTTTCCCTT CAAATGCAGGAGGATATTGTCTATGGAACAAGATACCACTTGAATTACTTTATATCTCTTGGGAGAATTCTcctaattttggtttgggacaGAGAGCTGAGATGATTTCAACGATTGACATGCGCTCTTGCTTCTTGAAG TTGAGCTGTTTAAATGAGGACAAGTGCCTTATGATTGCAACTCCCCCTAATCCTGAAACTGTT GTCATTTCTCAGCTAGTGCAGGTCACCATTTCTGCAGAGGAGTTTGGTGCGAGGGAAAAATCTCCTTATAATAGTACATACATATGTAGCGacattccttcttcatcattGCCTCATATCATTCG GTTAAGGGCAGGAAATGTGATTTTTAATTATAGATACTACAACAATACATTGCAAAGGACAGAAG TAACTGAAGACTTTTCTTGTCCATTTTGCTTGGTTAGGTGTGCAAGCTTCAAG GGTCTGAGACATCATTTGTTCTCATCACATGATCTCTTCAACTTTGAATTTTGG GTAACCGAAGAGTATCAAGCTGTAAATGTGTCTGTGAAAACTAATAATTGGAGATCAGAG attGTTGCTGGTGGTGTTGATCCTAAGTTACAAGCATTCTCCTTTTG CTCAAAGCCACTTAGACGCAGAAGACCCAAGAGCCTATATCAAAATGCAAAGCATGTTCATCCTCACGTCTTTGAGTCTGAGTTGCCTGCAGGACTCTGTGAGCTTCTGGACAAGGCTGATG GGGTTTCAAGCTCCACACCCCAGTCATATGGTGATCCTGGTTGTGTTCAATCAGTATCGGGAAACAATTTTGCACCTCCTGCAATGCTTCTGTTTGCAAAGACAAGAAAGTTATCTGTTGAGCGCCCGGACCCTAGAaa CTGTGCCCTCCTGCGGAAGCGAAAGTTCTTTCACTCACATAGGGCCCAG ccaatgATGTTGGAACAAGTTTTGTCAGATCAGGATAGTGAGGATGAGGTTGATGATGATGTTGCTGATCTTGAAGATCGAAGg ATGCTTGATGATTTCGTTGATGTGACTAAAgatgagaagaaaatgatgcataTGTGGAACTCCTTCGTGAGGAAGCAACA GGTATTGGCTGATGGTCATATTCCTTGGGGGTGCGAGGCATTTTCGAGATTGCACGGGCAAGATCTTGTCAAATCCCCCGCTCTGATATG GTGTTGGAGATTGTTTATGCTCAAATTGTGGAATCATGGTCTCCTTGACGCACGGACCATGAACAACTGTAACATAATTCTTGAACAATGTCAAAGCCCGGCGTCGGAACACCAAAGTTGA
- the LOC137741992 gene encoding polycomb group protein EMBRYONIC FLOWER 2-like isoform X1: MCRQEERVRMSSEEEIAAEESLSVYCKPVEFYNILQRRAIRNPAFLQRCLSYKIEAKHKRRIQMTVSISMNEMEGLQTQNLFPLYVFLARLVPDVAVPEYSSTYRFSRACMLSNSTGVDGSSQLQANFILPDINKLTLEAKSGSLAILLVSFVGAQNPFRGINLSKGPVDMSFFPSNAGGYCLWNKIPLELLYISWENSPNFGLGQRAEMISTIDMRSCFLKLSCLNEDKCLMIATPPNPETVVISQLVQVTISAEEFGAREKSPYNSTYICSDIPSSSLPHIIRLRAGNVIFNYRYYNNTLQRTEVTEDFSCPFCLVRCASFKGLRHHLFSSHDLFNFEFWVTEEYQAVNVSVKTNNWRSEIVAGGVDPKLQAFSFCSKPLRRRRPKSLYQNAKHVHPHVFESELPAGLCELLDKADDAHSSRGDKARISGRSNLQNVTDGVAVSAICFTQLFTVAGVSSSTPQSYGDPGCVQSVSGNNFAPPAMLLFAKTRKLSVERPDPRNCALLRKRKFFHSHRAQPMMLEQVLSDQDSEDEVDDDVADLEDRRMLDDFVDVTKDEKKMMHMWNSFVRKQQVLADGHIPWGCEAFSRLHGQDLVKSPALIWCWRLFMLKLWNHGLLDARTMNNCNIILEQCQSPASEHQS, encoded by the exons ATGTGCCGGCAGGAGGAGCGGGTGCGGATGTCGTCGGAGGAAGAAATTGCGGCGGAGGAGAGCCTCTCTGTCTATTGCAAGCCTGTCGAGTTCTACAACATTCTCCAACGCCGCGCTATTAGAAAT CCAGCGTTTCTTCAGAGATGTTTGAGCTACAAAATAGAGGCCAAACACAAAAGGAG GATACAAATGACGGTTTCCATTTCGATGAATGAGATGGAAGGTCTACAAACCCAGAATCTCTTTCCCTTGTATGTGTTTTTGGCTAGACTAGTTCCTGATGTTGCGGTTCCAGAG TATTCTTCTACATATCGATTCAGTCGAGCTTGCATGTTAAGTAATTCCACTGGGGTTGATGGGAGTAGTCAACTGCAAGCAAATTTTATTCTGCCAGACATTAATAAGCTAACATTGGAGGCTAAATCTGGCTCCCTTGCAATCTTGCTCGTCAGCTTTG TGGGAGCTCAAAACCCATTTCGTGGAATCAATTTATCCAAGGGTCCTGTGGATATGTCTTTTTTCCCTT CAAATGCAGGAGGATATTGTCTATGGAACAAGATACCACTTGAATTACTTTATATCTCTTGGGAGAATTCTcctaattttggtttgggacaGAGAGCTGAGATGATTTCAACGATTGACATGCGCTCTTGCTTCTTGAAG TTGAGCTGTTTAAATGAGGACAAGTGCCTTATGATTGCAACTCCCCCTAATCCTGAAACTGTT GTCATTTCTCAGCTAGTGCAGGTCACCATTTCTGCAGAGGAGTTTGGTGCGAGGGAAAAATCTCCTTATAATAGTACATACATATGTAGCGacattccttcttcatcattGCCTCATATCATTCG GTTAAGGGCAGGAAATGTGATTTTTAATTATAGATACTACAACAATACATTGCAAAGGACAGAAG TAACTGAAGACTTTTCTTGTCCATTTTGCTTGGTTAGGTGTGCAAGCTTCAAG GGTCTGAGACATCATTTGTTCTCATCACATGATCTCTTCAACTTTGAATTTTGG GTAACCGAAGAGTATCAAGCTGTAAATGTGTCTGTGAAAACTAATAATTGGAGATCAGAG attGTTGCTGGTGGTGTTGATCCTAAGTTACAAGCATTCTCCTTTTG CTCAAAGCCACTTAGACGCAGAAGACCCAAGAGCCTATATCAAAATGCAAAGCATGTTCATCCTCACGTCTTTGAGTCTGAGTTGCCTGCAGGACTCTGTGAGCTTCTGGACAAGGCTGATG ATGCTCATTCTAGTAGAGGTGATAAGGCTAGAATATCGGGTAGGAGTAATTTGCAGAATGTTACGGATGGTGTTGCTGTCTCTGCAATTTGTTTCACCCAGCTTTTTACTGTTGCAGGGGTTTCAAGCTCCACACCCCAGTCATATGGTGATCCTGGTTGTGTTCAATCAGTATCGGGAAACAATTTTGCACCTCCTGCAATGCTTCTGTTTGCAAAGACAAGAAAGTTATCTGTTGAGCGCCCGGACCCTAGAaa CTGTGCCCTCCTGCGGAAGCGAAAGTTCTTTCACTCACATAGGGCCCAG ccaatgATGTTGGAACAAGTTTTGTCAGATCAGGATAGTGAGGATGAGGTTGATGATGATGTTGCTGATCTTGAAGATCGAAGg ATGCTTGATGATTTCGTTGATGTGACTAAAgatgagaagaaaatgatgcataTGTGGAACTCCTTCGTGAGGAAGCAACA GGTATTGGCTGATGGTCATATTCCTTGGGGGTGCGAGGCATTTTCGAGATTGCACGGGCAAGATCTTGTCAAATCCCCCGCTCTGATATG GTGTTGGAGATTGTTTATGCTCAAATTGTGGAATCATGGTCTCCTTGACGCACGGACCATGAACAACTGTAACATAATTCTTGAACAATGTCAAAGCCCGGCGTCGGAACACCAAAGTTGA
- the LOC137741992 gene encoding polycomb group protein EMBRYONIC FLOWER 2-like isoform X4, which produces MCRQEERVRMSSEEEIAAEESLSVYCKPVEFYNILQRRAIRNPAFLQRCLSYKIEAKHKRRIQMTVSISMNEMEGLQTQNLFPLYVFLARLVPDVAVPEYSSTYRFSRACMLSNSTGVDGSSQLQANFILPDINKLTLEAKSGSLAILLVSFVGAQNPFRGINLSKGPVDMSFFPSNAGGYCLWNKIPLELLYISWENSPNFGLGQRAEMISTIDMRSCFLKLSCLNEDKCLMIATPPNPETVVISQLVQVTISAEEFGAREKSPYNSTYICSDIPSSSLPHIIRLRAGNVIFNYRYYNNTLQRTEVTEDFSCPFCLVRCASFKIVAGGVDPKLQAFSFCSKPLRRRRPKSLYQNAKHVHPHVFESELPAGLCELLDKADDAHSSRGDKARISGRSNLQNVTDGVAVSAICFTQLFTVAGVSSSTPQSYGDPGCVQSVSGNNFAPPAMLLFAKTRKLSVERPDPRNCALLRKRKFFHSHRAQPMMLEQVLSDQDSEDEVDDDVADLEDRRMLDDFVDVTKDEKKMMHMWNSFVRKQQVLADGHIPWGCEAFSRLHGQDLVKSPALIWCWRLFMLKLWNHGLLDARTMNNCNIILEQCQSPASEHQS; this is translated from the exons ATGTGCCGGCAGGAGGAGCGGGTGCGGATGTCGTCGGAGGAAGAAATTGCGGCGGAGGAGAGCCTCTCTGTCTATTGCAAGCCTGTCGAGTTCTACAACATTCTCCAACGCCGCGCTATTAGAAAT CCAGCGTTTCTTCAGAGATGTTTGAGCTACAAAATAGAGGCCAAACACAAAAGGAG GATACAAATGACGGTTTCCATTTCGATGAATGAGATGGAAGGTCTACAAACCCAGAATCTCTTTCCCTTGTATGTGTTTTTGGCTAGACTAGTTCCTGATGTTGCGGTTCCAGAG TATTCTTCTACATATCGATTCAGTCGAGCTTGCATGTTAAGTAATTCCACTGGGGTTGATGGGAGTAGTCAACTGCAAGCAAATTTTATTCTGCCAGACATTAATAAGCTAACATTGGAGGCTAAATCTGGCTCCCTTGCAATCTTGCTCGTCAGCTTTG TGGGAGCTCAAAACCCATTTCGTGGAATCAATTTATCCAAGGGTCCTGTGGATATGTCTTTTTTCCCTT CAAATGCAGGAGGATATTGTCTATGGAACAAGATACCACTTGAATTACTTTATATCTCTTGGGAGAATTCTcctaattttggtttgggacaGAGAGCTGAGATGATTTCAACGATTGACATGCGCTCTTGCTTCTTGAAG TTGAGCTGTTTAAATGAGGACAAGTGCCTTATGATTGCAACTCCCCCTAATCCTGAAACTGTT GTCATTTCTCAGCTAGTGCAGGTCACCATTTCTGCAGAGGAGTTTGGTGCGAGGGAAAAATCTCCTTATAATAGTACATACATATGTAGCGacattccttcttcatcattGCCTCATATCATTCG GTTAAGGGCAGGAAATGTGATTTTTAATTATAGATACTACAACAATACATTGCAAAGGACAGAAG TAACTGAAGACTTTTCTTGTCCATTTTGCTTGGTTAGGTGTGCAAGCTTCAAG attGTTGCTGGTGGTGTTGATCCTAAGTTACAAGCATTCTCCTTTTG CTCAAAGCCACTTAGACGCAGAAGACCCAAGAGCCTATATCAAAATGCAAAGCATGTTCATCCTCACGTCTTTGAGTCTGAGTTGCCTGCAGGACTCTGTGAGCTTCTGGACAAGGCTGATG ATGCTCATTCTAGTAGAGGTGATAAGGCTAGAATATCGGGTAGGAGTAATTTGCAGAATGTTACGGATGGTGTTGCTGTCTCTGCAATTTGTTTCACCCAGCTTTTTACTGTTGCAGGGGTTTCAAGCTCCACACCCCAGTCATATGGTGATCCTGGTTGTGTTCAATCAGTATCGGGAAACAATTTTGCACCTCCTGCAATGCTTCTGTTTGCAAAGACAAGAAAGTTATCTGTTGAGCGCCCGGACCCTAGAaa CTGTGCCCTCCTGCGGAAGCGAAAGTTCTTTCACTCACATAGGGCCCAG ccaatgATGTTGGAACAAGTTTTGTCAGATCAGGATAGTGAGGATGAGGTTGATGATGATGTTGCTGATCTTGAAGATCGAAGg ATGCTTGATGATTTCGTTGATGTGACTAAAgatgagaagaaaatgatgcataTGTGGAACTCCTTCGTGAGGAAGCAACA GGTATTGGCTGATGGTCATATTCCTTGGGGGTGCGAGGCATTTTCGAGATTGCACGGGCAAGATCTTGTCAAATCCCCCGCTCTGATATG GTGTTGGAGATTGTTTATGCTCAAATTGTGGAATCATGGTCTCCTTGACGCACGGACCATGAACAACTGTAACATAATTCTTGAACAATGTCAAAGCCCGGCGTCGGAACACCAAAGTTGA
- the LOC137742605 gene encoding 3'-5' exonuclease-like — MAISIVDYQLPYDTHNEYDVTFYGDRIHTMLTNSPAMVESWLSTITLANPNHRIVGLDVEWRPNFSRNSDNPIATLQLCTGPNYAGSLRIPPGTVLPGVCLDPNCLIFQVLHSESIPQSLTNFLANPAFTFVGVGIESDCEKLLLDYGLRVANAVDLRGFAARRLGVLELGNAGLKRLASAVLGKELQKPKRVTMSRWDSQWLTYDQIQYAAVDAFIAYEIARQLNLRGA; from the coding sequence ATGGCGATCAGCATAGTGGACTACCAGCTACCGTACGACACCCACAACGAGTACGACGTGACGTTTTACGGCGACAGAATCCACACCATGCTCACCAACAGCCCCGCCATGGTGGAATCCTGGCTCTCCACCATCACCCTCGCCAACCCCAACCACCGCATCGTCGGCCTCGACGTCGAGTGGCGCCCTAACTTCAGCCGCAACTCTGACAACCCGATCGCCACCCTACAGCTCTGCACCGGTCCCAACTACGCCGGCTCCCTCCGAATCCCGCCCGGCACTGTGCTTCCCGGCGTCTGCTTGGACCCCAATTGCCTCATCTTCCAGGTCTTACACTCAGAATCGATTCCCCAGTCCCTAACCAACTTCCTCGCCAATCCCGCCTTCACGTTCGTCGGCGTCGGGATCGAGAGCGATTGTGAGAAGCTACTTTTGGACTACGGGCTGCGGGTCGCCAATGCGGTTGATCTTCGGGGTTTCGCGGCGCGTAGGTTGGGGGTTTTGGAGCTGGGGAACGCCGGGTTGAAGCGGTTGGCGAGCGCAGTGCTGGGGAAGGAGCTGCAGAAGCCGAAGAGGGTGACGATGAGCAGGTGGGACAGTCAGTGGCTTACTTATGATCAGATTCAGTATGCTGCTGTTGATGCTTTCATTGCTTATGAGATTGCTAGGCAATTGAATCTTAGGGGTGCTTAG